Proteins from a genomic interval of Panthera tigris isolate Pti1 chromosome A2, P.tigris_Pti1_mat1.1, whole genome shotgun sequence:
- the JAK3 gene encoding tyrosine-protein kinase JAK3 isoform X1, giving the protein MAPPSEETPLIPQRSCSLSSSEAGALHVLLPPRGPGPPQRLSFSFGDHSAEELCVWAAKASGILPVYHSLFALATEDLSYWYPPSHIFSVEDASTQVLLYRLRFYFPNWFGLEKCHRFGLRKDLASAVLDLPVLEHLFAQHRNDLVSGRLAVGLSLKEQGECLSLAVLDLARMAREQAQQPEELLKTVSYKACLPPDLRDLIQGLSFVTRKRIRRTVRRALGRVTACQADRHSLMAKYIMDLERLDPARAAETFLVSLPGAAGGQDAPGLLRVAGDSGIHWSPGGHEALQPFCDFPEIVDISIKQAPRVGPAGEHRLVTVTRTDNQILEAEFPGLPAALSFVALVDGYFRLTSDSRHFFCKEVAPPRLLEEVAEQCHGPITLDFAINKLKTGGSLPGSYVLRRSPQDFDSFLLTVCVQTPLGPDYKGCLIRCDPSGTFSLAGLGRPHSSLRELLAACWDAGLHVDGVALNLTSCCAPRPKEKSNLIVVRRGCSAPTSSLVWPQSQCQLSQMTFHKIPADSLEWHENLGHGSFTKIYRGCRHEAVDGEARETEVLLKVMDAKHRNCMESFLEAASLMSQVSYQHLVLLHGVCMAGDSVMVQEFVRLGALDTYLRKSGPLVPASWKLQVIKQLAYALNYLEDKGLPHGNVSARKVLLAREGADGNLPFIKLSDPGVSPTVLSLEMLTDRIPWVAPECLQEARTLGLEADKWGFGATVWEVFSGIPMPISTLDPAKKLQFYEERQHLPAPKWMELATLIQQCMAYEPGQRPSFRAIIRDLNSLITSDYELLSDPTPGALAPRDGLWNGAQLYACQDPTIFEERHLKYISQLGKGNFGSVELCRYDPLGDNTGALVAVKQLQHSGPDQQRDFQREIQILKALHSDFIVKYRGVSYGPGRQSLRLVMEYLPSGCLRDFLQRHRARLDASRLLLYASQICKGMEYLGSRRCVHRDLAARNILVESETHVKIADFGLAKLLPLDKDYYVVREPGQSPIFWYAPESLSDNIFSRQSDVWSFGVVLYELFTYGSKNCSPSAEFLRMMGCERDVPALCRLLELLAEGQRLPAPPACPGEVHELMKLCWAPSPQDRPTFSALGPQLDTLWSGSRGVA; this is encoded by the exons ATGGCGCCTCCAAGTGAGGAGACACCCCTGATCCCTCAGCGTTCCTGCAGCCTCTCATCTTCAGAGGCTGGTGCCCTGCACGTGCTGCTGCCCCCTCGGGGACCCGGACCCCCACAACGCCTGTCCTTCTCCTTTGGGGACCATTCAGCTGAAGAGCTATGTGTTTGGGCTGCTAAGGCCAGTG GCATCCTGCCTGTGTACCACTCCCTCTTTGCTCTGGCCACGGAGGACCTGTCCTACTGGTACCCCCCGAGCCACATCTTCTCCGTGGAGGATGCAAGCACCCAAGTCCTGCTCTACAGGCTCCG CTTTTACTTCCCCAACTGGTTTGGGTTGGAGAAATGCCACCGCTTCGGGCTGCGGAAGGACTTGGCCAGTGCCGTCCTTGACCTGCCAGTCCTGGAGCATCTCTTCGCCCAG CACCGAAATGACCTGGTGAGCGGCCGCCTCGCCGTGGGCCTCAGTCTCAAGGAGCAGGGTGAATGTCTCAGCCTGGCAGTGCTGGACCTGGCTCGGATGGCCCGTGAGCAGGCTCAGCAGCCTGAGGAGCTGCTGAAGACCGTCAG CTACAAGGCCTGCCTGCCCCCCGATCTGCGCGACCTGATCCAGGGCCTGAGCTTCGTGACGCGGAAGCGTATCCGGAGGACTGTGCGCCGGGCCCTGGGCCGCGTGACCGCCTGCCAGGCTGACAGGCACTCGCTCATGGCCAAGTACATCATGGACCTGGAGAGGCTGGACCCGGCCAGGGCCGCCGAGACCTTCCTCGTGAGCCTCCCCGGGGCTGCCGGTGGCCAGGATGCTCCGGGGCTGCTCCGAGTGGCTGGTGACAGCGGCATCCACTGGAGTCCGGGAGGACACGAG GCCCTCCAGCCCTTCTGCGACTTTCCAGAAATTGTGGACATCAGCATCAAGCAGGCGCCTCGTGTTGGCCCCGCCGGGGAGCACCGCCTGGTCACCGTCACCAGGACGGACAACCAGATCCTG GAGGCCGAGTTCCCGGGGCTGCCCGCGGCCCTGTCCTTCGTGGCGCTCGTGGACGGCTACTTCCGGCTGACTTCCGACTCCAGGCACTTCTTCTGCAAGGAGGTCGCGCCGCCGCGGCTGCTGGAGGAGGTGGCCGAGCAGTGCCACGGTCCCATCAC CCTGGATTTTGCCATCAACAAGCTCAAGACCGGGGGCTCCCTTCCCGGCTCCTATGTTCTCCGCCGCAGCCCCCAGGATTTCGACAGCTTCCTCCTCACTGTCTGCGTCCAG ACCCCCCTGGGTCCTGATTACAAGGGCTGCCTCATCCGGTGTGACCCCTCGGGAACCTTCTCCCTGGCTGGCCTCGGCCGGCCCCACAGCAGTCTTCGAGAGCTCTTGGCAGCCTGCTGGGATGCTGGGCTGCACGTGGATGGGGTTGCGCTGAACCTCACCTCCTGCTGCGCCCCCAGACCCAAAG AAAAGTCCAACCTGATCGTGGTGCGGAGAGGTTGCAGCGCTCCCACGTCATCCCTTGTTTGGCCCCAATCCCAGTGCCAGCTGAGTCAGATGACGTTTCACAAGATccctgctgacagcctggagtgg CATGAGAACCTGGGTCATGGGTCCTTCACCAAGATTTACCGAGGTTGTCGCCATGAGGCTGTGGACGGGGAAGCCCGGGAGACAGAGGTGCTACTCAAAGTGATGGATGCCAAGCACAGAAACTGCATGGAG tCCTTCCTGGAAGCAGCGAGCCTGATGAGCCAAGTGTCGTATCAGCACCTCGTGTTGCTCCACGGCGTGTGCATGGCTGGAGACA GTGTCATGGTGCAGGAATTCGTGCGCCTGGGAGCCCTGGATACATATCTGCGCAAGTCTGGCCCCCTGGTACCAGCCAGCTGGAAGCTGCAGGTGATCAAACAGCTGGCCTATGCCCTCAACTATCTG GAAGACAAAGGCCTCCCCCATGGCAATGTCTCAGCCCGGAAGGTGCTCTTGGCTCGGGAGGGGGCTGACGGGAACCTGCCCTTCATCAAGTTGAGTGACCCTGGTGTCAGCCCcactgtgctgagcctggaga TGCTCACTGACAGGATCCCCTGGGTGGCCCCTGAGTGTCTCCAGGAGGCCCGGACCCTTGGCTTGGAAGCTGACAAGTGGGGTTTCGGTGCCACAGTCTGGGAAGTGTTCAGCGGGATCCCGATGCCCATCAGTACCCTGGATCCTGCCAAG AAGCTCCAGTTTTACGAGGAACGGCAGCACCTTCCTGCCCCCAAGTGGATGGAGCTGGCTACACTGATCCAACAGTGCATGGCCTATGAGCCAGGCCAGAGGCCCTCCTTCCGCGCCATCATCCGTGACCTGAACAGCCTCATCACTTCAG ATTATGAGCTCCTCTCAGACCCCACACCTGGTGCCTTGGCGCCCCGTGATGGGCTGTGGAATGGCGCCCAGCTCTACGCCTGCCAGGACCCTACCATTTTTGAGGAGAGGCATCTCAAGTACATCTCACAGCTGGGCAAG GGCAACTTTGGCAGTGTGGAGCTGTGCCGCTATGACCCGCTGGGCGACAACACGGGCGCCCTAGTGGCTGTGAAGCAGCTTCAGCACAGCGGGCCAGACCAGCAGAGGGACTTCCAGCGGGAGATCCAGATCCTCAAAGCCCTCCACAGCGACTTCATTGTCAAGTACCGCGGTGTCAGCTATGGCCCGG GCCGCCAGAGCCTGCGGCTGGTGATGGAGTACCTGCCCAGCGGCTGCCTGCGCGACTTCCTGCAGCGACACCGCGCGCGCCTCGACGCCAGCCGCCTGCTCCTCTACGCCTCGCAGATCTGCAAG GGCATGGAGTACCTGGGCTCCCGCCGCTGCGTGCACCGCGACCTGGCGGCCCGTAACATCCTGGTGGAGAGCGAGACGCACGTCAAGATCGCCGACTTTGGCCTCGCCAAGCTGCTGCCGCTCGACAAAGACTACTACGTGGTCCGCGAGCCCGGCCAGAGCCCCATCTTCTG gtaTGCCCCAGAGTCCCTCTCTGACAACATCTTCTCGCGCCAGTCGGACGTCTGGAGCTTCGGGGTCGTCCTGTACGAGCTTTTCACCTACGGCAGCAAGAATTGCAGCCCCTCAGCC GAGTTCCTCCGTATGATGGGATGTGAGCGAGACGTCCCCGCCCTCTGCCGCCTCCTGGAGCTGCTGGCTGAGGGCCAGAGGCTGCCCGCGCCTCCCGCCTGCCCCGGTGAG GTTCATGAGCTCATGAAGCTGTGCTGGGCCCCGAGCCCGCAAGACCGGCCAACATTCAGTGCCCTGGGCCCCCAGCTGGATACACTGTGGAGTGGAAGCCGGGGGGTAGCATAG
- the JAK3 gene encoding tyrosine-protein kinase JAK3 isoform X2 has protein sequence MAPPSEETPLIPQRSCSLSSSEAGALHVLLPPRGPGPPQRLSFSFGDHSAEELCVWAAKASGILPVYHSLFALATEDLSYWYPPSHIFSVEDASTQVLLYRLRFYFPNWFGLEKCHRFGLRKDLASAVLDLPVLEHLFAQHRNDLVSGRLAVGLSLKEQGECLSLAVLDLARMAREQAQQPEELLKTVSYKACLPPDLRDLIQGLSFVTRKRIRRTVRRALGRVTACQADRHSLMAKYIMDLERLDPARAAETFLVSLPGAAGGQDAPGLLRVAGDSGIHWSPGGHEALQPFCDFPEIVDISIKQAPRVGPAGEHRLVTVTRTDNQILEAEFPGLPAALSFVALVDGYFRLTSDSRHFFCKEVAPPRLLEEVAEQCHGPITLDFAINKLKTGGSLPGSYVLRRSPQDFDSFLLTVCVQTPLGPDYKGCLIRCDPSGTFSLAGLGRPHSSLRELLAACWDAGLHVDGVALNLTSCCAPRPKEKSNLIVVRRGCSAPTSSLVWPQSQCQLSQMTFHKIPADSLEWHENLGHGSFTKIYRGCRHEAVDGEARETEVLLKVMDAKHRNCMESFLEAASLMSQVSYQHLVLLHGVCMAGDSVMVQEFVRLGALDTYLRKSGPLVPASWKLQVIKQLAYALNYLEDKGLPHGNVSARKVLLAREGADGNLPFIKLSDPGVSPTVLSLEMLTDRIPWVAPECLQEARTLGLEADKWGFGATVWEVFSGIPMPISTLDPAKKLQFYEERQHLPAPKWMELATLIQQCMAYEPGQRPSFRAIIRDLNSLITSDYELLSDPTPGALAPRDGLWNGAQLYACQDPTIFEERHLKYISQLGKGNFGSVELCRYDPLGDNTGALVAVKQLQHSGPDQQRDFQREIQILKALHSDFIVKYRGVSYGPASPRFTQAARACGW, from the exons ATGGCGCCTCCAAGTGAGGAGACACCCCTGATCCCTCAGCGTTCCTGCAGCCTCTCATCTTCAGAGGCTGGTGCCCTGCACGTGCTGCTGCCCCCTCGGGGACCCGGACCCCCACAACGCCTGTCCTTCTCCTTTGGGGACCATTCAGCTGAAGAGCTATGTGTTTGGGCTGCTAAGGCCAGTG GCATCCTGCCTGTGTACCACTCCCTCTTTGCTCTGGCCACGGAGGACCTGTCCTACTGGTACCCCCCGAGCCACATCTTCTCCGTGGAGGATGCAAGCACCCAAGTCCTGCTCTACAGGCTCCG CTTTTACTTCCCCAACTGGTTTGGGTTGGAGAAATGCCACCGCTTCGGGCTGCGGAAGGACTTGGCCAGTGCCGTCCTTGACCTGCCAGTCCTGGAGCATCTCTTCGCCCAG CACCGAAATGACCTGGTGAGCGGCCGCCTCGCCGTGGGCCTCAGTCTCAAGGAGCAGGGTGAATGTCTCAGCCTGGCAGTGCTGGACCTGGCTCGGATGGCCCGTGAGCAGGCTCAGCAGCCTGAGGAGCTGCTGAAGACCGTCAG CTACAAGGCCTGCCTGCCCCCCGATCTGCGCGACCTGATCCAGGGCCTGAGCTTCGTGACGCGGAAGCGTATCCGGAGGACTGTGCGCCGGGCCCTGGGCCGCGTGACCGCCTGCCAGGCTGACAGGCACTCGCTCATGGCCAAGTACATCATGGACCTGGAGAGGCTGGACCCGGCCAGGGCCGCCGAGACCTTCCTCGTGAGCCTCCCCGGGGCTGCCGGTGGCCAGGATGCTCCGGGGCTGCTCCGAGTGGCTGGTGACAGCGGCATCCACTGGAGTCCGGGAGGACACGAG GCCCTCCAGCCCTTCTGCGACTTTCCAGAAATTGTGGACATCAGCATCAAGCAGGCGCCTCGTGTTGGCCCCGCCGGGGAGCACCGCCTGGTCACCGTCACCAGGACGGACAACCAGATCCTG GAGGCCGAGTTCCCGGGGCTGCCCGCGGCCCTGTCCTTCGTGGCGCTCGTGGACGGCTACTTCCGGCTGACTTCCGACTCCAGGCACTTCTTCTGCAAGGAGGTCGCGCCGCCGCGGCTGCTGGAGGAGGTGGCCGAGCAGTGCCACGGTCCCATCAC CCTGGATTTTGCCATCAACAAGCTCAAGACCGGGGGCTCCCTTCCCGGCTCCTATGTTCTCCGCCGCAGCCCCCAGGATTTCGACAGCTTCCTCCTCACTGTCTGCGTCCAG ACCCCCCTGGGTCCTGATTACAAGGGCTGCCTCATCCGGTGTGACCCCTCGGGAACCTTCTCCCTGGCTGGCCTCGGCCGGCCCCACAGCAGTCTTCGAGAGCTCTTGGCAGCCTGCTGGGATGCTGGGCTGCACGTGGATGGGGTTGCGCTGAACCTCACCTCCTGCTGCGCCCCCAGACCCAAAG AAAAGTCCAACCTGATCGTGGTGCGGAGAGGTTGCAGCGCTCCCACGTCATCCCTTGTTTGGCCCCAATCCCAGTGCCAGCTGAGTCAGATGACGTTTCACAAGATccctgctgacagcctggagtgg CATGAGAACCTGGGTCATGGGTCCTTCACCAAGATTTACCGAGGTTGTCGCCATGAGGCTGTGGACGGGGAAGCCCGGGAGACAGAGGTGCTACTCAAAGTGATGGATGCCAAGCACAGAAACTGCATGGAG tCCTTCCTGGAAGCAGCGAGCCTGATGAGCCAAGTGTCGTATCAGCACCTCGTGTTGCTCCACGGCGTGTGCATGGCTGGAGACA GTGTCATGGTGCAGGAATTCGTGCGCCTGGGAGCCCTGGATACATATCTGCGCAAGTCTGGCCCCCTGGTACCAGCCAGCTGGAAGCTGCAGGTGATCAAACAGCTGGCCTATGCCCTCAACTATCTG GAAGACAAAGGCCTCCCCCATGGCAATGTCTCAGCCCGGAAGGTGCTCTTGGCTCGGGAGGGGGCTGACGGGAACCTGCCCTTCATCAAGTTGAGTGACCCTGGTGTCAGCCCcactgtgctgagcctggaga TGCTCACTGACAGGATCCCCTGGGTGGCCCCTGAGTGTCTCCAGGAGGCCCGGACCCTTGGCTTGGAAGCTGACAAGTGGGGTTTCGGTGCCACAGTCTGGGAAGTGTTCAGCGGGATCCCGATGCCCATCAGTACCCTGGATCCTGCCAAG AAGCTCCAGTTTTACGAGGAACGGCAGCACCTTCCTGCCCCCAAGTGGATGGAGCTGGCTACACTGATCCAACAGTGCATGGCCTATGAGCCAGGCCAGAGGCCCTCCTTCCGCGCCATCATCCGTGACCTGAACAGCCTCATCACTTCAG ATTATGAGCTCCTCTCAGACCCCACACCTGGTGCCTTGGCGCCCCGTGATGGGCTGTGGAATGGCGCCCAGCTCTACGCCTGCCAGGACCCTACCATTTTTGAGGAGAGGCATCTCAAGTACATCTCACAGCTGGGCAAG GGCAACTTTGGCAGTGTGGAGCTGTGCCGCTATGACCCGCTGGGCGACAACACGGGCGCCCTAGTGGCTGTGAAGCAGCTTCAGCACAGCGGGCCAGACCAGCAGAGGGACTTCCAGCGGGAGATCCAGATCCTCAAAGCCCTCCACAGCGACTTCATTGTCAAGTACCGCGGTGTCAGCTATGGCCCGG cctctccccgcTTCACCCAGGCCGCCAGAGCCTGCGGCTGGTGA